The following proteins are co-located in the Echinicola sp. 20G genome:
- a CDS encoding DUF1552 domain-containing protein: MGKKSWHLDRRTFLKGLGVTCMLPYMEAMGAPLAKVGSVSEAPKRLCFVYFPNGVGLPPEGNPNHEQWNWFPMGEGKDYRFTKTLSPLERHRKEISIIGGLSHPKSRRLLGHLAGDTWLTGGDLRGSEYKNNISVDQVAAQHMAKHTRFPYLALSTDGGVGYKSRVSTLSFDPNGRPIPSEHRHREIFERYFAPGGGETSQLRRKSLQQEKKIVDLVLEDSKSLQSRLGQHDKMKLDEYMTSLNTVEEQIKRNEKWLNVPMKEFSADHIDLNPNATVDPESYIRSSFDLMVLGMQTDITRVMTYMMAREDGMGFGENFPKLALGINKGHHAISHDKSLNHWQEWGSYDQWLARQFSYFLDKMKTTEDEFGPLIDNTMVLYGSACSSTHDAVNYPLVLAGGKNMGVKHGTYTKFDDHSPMSNLFVSMLHTMGIPVESFSDSTGKLDTNILG, encoded by the coding sequence ATGGGAAAGAAATCTTGGCATTTAGATCGAAGGACATTTTTAAAAGGTCTTGGAGTAACTTGTATGTTGCCTTATATGGAGGCAATGGGAGCACCTTTGGCAAAGGTAGGCTCAGTAAGTGAGGCTCCGAAGCGACTTTGTTTTGTTTACTTTCCCAATGGGGTAGGGCTTCCACCAGAAGGAAACCCCAACCATGAACAATGGAATTGGTTTCCTATGGGAGAGGGAAAGGACTATCGGTTTACCAAGACACTTTCCCCTCTGGAACGGCACCGAAAAGAAATATCAATCATAGGAGGTCTAAGTCACCCCAAAAGCCGAAGGTTGCTAGGTCATTTGGCTGGAGATACTTGGCTGACAGGTGGCGACCTTAGAGGCAGTGAGTACAAAAACAATATCTCTGTCGACCAGGTAGCGGCGCAGCATATGGCCAAGCATACCAGATTCCCTTATCTAGCCCTTTCCACAGATGGTGGGGTGGGGTATAAGTCAAGGGTTTCAACACTTTCTTTTGATCCGAACGGTAGACCTATCCCTTCAGAGCACAGGCATAGGGAAATCTTTGAAAGGTATTTTGCACCTGGTGGAGGAGAAACTTCCCAATTGAGAAGAAAAAGCTTGCAGCAAGAGAAAAAAATAGTGGACTTGGTCCTTGAGGATAGCAAAAGCTTGCAAAGCAGATTAGGACAACATGACAAGATGAAGTTGGATGAGTATATGACTTCATTGAATACTGTGGAAGAGCAAATCAAAAGAAATGAAAAATGGCTGAATGTACCTATGAAGGAATTCAGTGCTGACCACATTGATTTGAATCCTAACGCCACAGTAGACCCTGAAAGCTATATCCGTTCCTCATTTGACCTAATGGTTTTGGGGATGCAGACAGATATTACACGTGTAATGACTTATATGATGGCGCGTGAAGACGGTATGGGCTTTGGAGAAAATTTCCCGAAATTGGCTTTGGGGATCAATAAAGGTCACCATGCGATCAGTCACGATAAATCTTTGAACCATTGGCAGGAATGGGGAAGCTATGATCAGTGGCTAGCGAGACAGTTTTCCTACTTTTTGGATAAAATGAAGACAACTGAAGATGAATTTGGTCCATTGATCGATAATACCATGGTGCTTTATGGAAGTGCTTGTAGCAGCACCCATGATGCGGTTAACTATCCTTTGGTTTTGGCCGGTGGCAAAAACATGGGGGTAAAGCATGGTACCTATACAAAATTTGATGATCACAGCCCAATGTCCAACCTTTTTGTAAGCATGTTGCATACGATGGGGATTCCAGTTGAGAGCTTTTCTGATAGTACTGGAAAATTGGATACGAACATTTTAGGGTAA
- a CDS encoding ROK family protein, translating into MKILVIDIGGSNIKILATGQEERIKIPSGSDFSPEEMIPQVKAQASNWDYDRVTMGFPGIVKNNKILTEPINLGDGWEKYDFEAAFGCPVKIINDAAMQALGSYEGKKMLFMGLGTGLGTAMIVNNTIIPMEAAHLPYKKATFEAYLGKPYFYSKGMKRWEGQVHRAVKHFFRAFQPDEIVLGGGNSKHLAEIPEGCRLGNNKHAFKGGFRLWEEDFNL; encoded by the coding sequence ATGAAAATACTCGTAATCGATATAGGGGGCTCTAATATTAAGATTTTAGCCACAGGCCAAGAAGAGCGTATTAAGATTCCCTCTGGAAGTGATTTTTCCCCTGAAGAGATGATACCCCAAGTCAAAGCGCAAGCGTCCAATTGGGACTATGATAGGGTTACCATGGGATTTCCTGGAATTGTTAAAAACAATAAAATTCTCACAGAACCGATCAATTTGGGAGATGGTTGGGAAAAGTATGATTTTGAAGCTGCGTTTGGTTGCCCCGTAAAGATTATTAATGATGCAGCCATGCAAGCCTTGGGGAGTTATGAAGGAAAGAAGATGCTTTTTATGGGTTTGGGGACTGGTTTAGGAACAGCCATGATCGTTAACAATACGATTATCCCCATGGAAGCGGCTCACTTACCTTATAAGAAAGCGACTTTTGAAGCTTATCTGGGCAAACCTTATTTTTACAGTAAAGGCATGAAAAGATGGGAAGGACAAGTGCACCGAGCTGTCAAACATTTTTTTAGGGCTTTTCAGCCGGATGAAATTGTGTTGGGTGGAGGCAACTCAAAGCATCTAGCAGAAATTCCAGAAGGCTGCAGACTTGGAAATAATAAGCATGCTTTTAAAGGAGGATTTAGACTTTGGGAAGAAGATTTCAATTTATGA
- a CDS encoding rubredoxin domain-containing protein → MQKADLVRVFVKGGIISPGDFLKTINTANKLGTNYIHLGSRQDVLFPVKDKNLETLEETFNAISTAYDTDGEEFQNIVSSYPALDVMPTTHWLASHTYHYILDTFDYKLKLKVNITDPVQNLVPLFTGNINFVASSSDNYWYLYLRFSEMDSKPWCCPELIYGYDLAKVARAIEEIDPVNCQLKFPEIYQKAKDTVAPNTTPVEQELDYPEATSPYYEGMNRIVGGKYWLGLYWRNNKFTINFLKALCELCIETNIGKISLTPWKSIIVKGIAEKDRLSWEKLLGKYGINIRHSSLELNWHLPVLDEEALEIKNYLVRALDKQDISTYGLSFSIKTRHMALFTSVAIEKATKEKSSDPDTFNILYSKDFNPNLSEYFYYAKHVPIDTIPPLLIELSYKYYDQLEVRKSPESIESEKTAAQKNHKKYQCSNCMTIYDEKYGDPESAILAGTSFMKLPASYCCSVCESPKAAFKLIQS, encoded by the coding sequence ATGCAAAAAGCTGACTTAGTAAGGGTATTTGTCAAAGGAGGAATTATATCTCCAGGCGATTTCCTCAAAACGATTAACACAGCAAATAAGCTTGGAACAAACTATATTCACCTTGGTTCGAGACAGGATGTTCTCTTTCCGGTCAAGGACAAAAACCTAGAAACATTGGAGGAAACCTTCAATGCCATTAGCACAGCCTATGACACCGACGGGGAGGAGTTTCAAAACATCGTTTCTTCTTACCCCGCTTTGGATGTGATGCCTACCACTCATTGGCTGGCATCTCACACTTACCACTATATATTGGACACTTTTGATTATAAATTAAAGCTAAAGGTCAACATCACCGACCCTGTCCAAAACCTGGTTCCTCTGTTTACGGGAAACATCAACTTTGTCGCTTCTTCATCAGATAACTATTGGTACCTCTATCTTCGGTTTTCAGAAATGGACAGCAAACCCTGGTGTTGCCCTGAGCTGATTTATGGCTATGATTTGGCCAAAGTGGCCAGGGCCATTGAAGAAATTGACCCTGTGAACTGCCAACTTAAGTTCCCTGAAATTTATCAAAAAGCCAAGGACACCGTCGCTCCCAACACTACTCCCGTAGAGCAAGAGCTAGACTACCCAGAAGCTACTTCACCTTACTATGAAGGAATGAACAGAATAGTTGGTGGCAAATATTGGCTAGGATTGTACTGGAGAAATAACAAGTTCACTATTAATTTCCTAAAAGCCCTCTGTGAACTCTGTATTGAAACAAATATTGGTAAGATATCGCTTACCCCATGGAAATCCATCATTGTAAAAGGCATTGCAGAAAAAGACCGACTAAGCTGGGAAAAGCTTTTAGGAAAATATGGCATCAATATCCGGCACAGTTCTCTTGAGCTAAATTGGCATTTACCTGTTTTGGACGAAGAAGCACTGGAAATTAAAAATTACTTGGTCAGGGCATTGGACAAACAGGATATCAGCACCTATGGGCTAAGCTTCTCTATCAAAACCCGCCATATGGCATTGTTCACCTCTGTAGCCATCGAAAAAGCAACCAAGGAAAAAAGTAGTGACCCAGACACCTTTAATATTCTCTATTCCAAAGACTTCAACCCCAACCTTTCTGAATATTTCTATTATGCAAAGCACGTCCCTATTGACACCATTCCTCCCTTATTAATTGAGCTGAGTTATAAGTATTACGATCAACTTGAAGTAAGGAAAAGCCCAGAAAGTATAGAATCAGAGAAAACAGCCGCACAAAAAAACCATAAAAAATATCAATGCTCAAACTGTATGACTATTTATGATGAAAAATATGGGGATCCCGAGTCTGCCATTTTAGCTGGCACATCCTTTATGAAGCTTCCTGCCAGTTATTGCTGTTCCGTTTGTGAAAGCCCTAAAGCTGCTTTCAAATTGATTCAAAGTTAG
- a CDS encoding nitrate reductase gives MSTAKNKSYKSTCSYCGVGCGIIVHQDNKGRVTVEGDPQHPVNKGMLCSKGMNLHYVVEDKSDRLLHPQMRWGKSHPLEKVDWDTALNRTAAVFKSIIKKHGPDAVAFYVSGQCLTEEYYLVNKLTKGYLKTNNIDTNSRLCMSSAVMGYIKTLGEDSVPIAYEDIELADCFLVAGANPAWCHPILWRRVEKHKEDHPETKIIVIDPRVTQSCSLADLHLQLNPGTDEVLYLAIGRCLIEQGDIDMEFIKNHADGFEAYKNLVMQTSLEEAASICDVPLDDIKLAASYIGNAKGFLSLWAMGLNQSAEGVNKNLALIDLNLITGHIGKPGSGPFSLTGQPNAMGGREVGGMATLLASHRNLLNKEHRDEVANFWGVDSLPDQPGKTATQIFEGIENGTIKALWIICTNPLVSMPNARRVEAAMKKAKYVVVQDISTKAEAIPYADLVLPAAGWGEKEGTMTNSERRISYLNKFNQAPGEALPDAEILLRFAKKMGFEGFDFQNMAEVYKEYTQLTKGTNIDISGLDYEHLKSHGTVQWPFTSKTSGGTVRLFTDKKFYTPNGRAQILANGPKNKSESPTEDFPLILTTGRVRDQWHTMTRTGKVSKLNKHIPTPFLEIHPSDAAERGISNGQTVLISGKRGEVRVHAQVTEKIKKGVVFLPMHWGKILNNDFSRTNNITGNAIDPVSKQPDFKYSVVQVQKYTKPKQKILIVGAGAASYRFINSYREFNQEDDIHVFSKEKHPFYNRVLLPDYVNRHKEWEDLLKFKNSEEMDKLNITLYVENGIESIDRSNKTVTDQNGKVHHYDTLILATGSRAFVPADVPMHLPGIFTMRSRRNADELKSYLNHEGHVLIAGGGLLGLELAAALREIKIEVTIVQLGSRLMERQLDPMASSLLREKIEEMGVKLYMNNQVSQLESKEDEKQVTVSLKSGQTIHCNAVVYAIGTRPRMELAKSAGLICGRGIKVNDYLQTSDPSIFAMGEIAEHQGKLNGITAAAEMQADIAARFITGDLLSIYKGSVPMNILKFADLDLCSIGIPEPPPNGEGYEEILLIDTAQTYYKKCIVYQDRLVGAILMGDKSEFAEFKSLIEEKTELSKKRQELLRGNSNKEEMLGEMVCSCGNVGKGNITKAIQSGCHEFRQLCQQTGAGLGCGSCKPEVKSILEAELPPLVKA, from the coding sequence ATGTCAACAGCCAAAAATAAAAGCTATAAAAGTACTTGTTCCTACTGTGGAGTTGGGTGTGGCATCATTGTCCATCAAGACAATAAAGGCAGAGTTACGGTAGAAGGCGATCCCCAACACCCTGTCAACAAGGGCATGCTATGCTCCAAAGGCATGAACCTCCACTATGTGGTTGAAGACAAATCAGATCGGTTATTGCACCCACAAATGCGCTGGGGCAAATCCCATCCCTTAGAAAAAGTAGACTGGGATACAGCACTCAATAGAACAGCAGCTGTTTTTAAATCCATCATCAAAAAACATGGGCCAGACGCAGTAGCCTTTTATGTTTCTGGACAATGCTTGACAGAGGAATACTATTTGGTCAATAAACTGACAAAAGGGTATTTAAAAACAAACAATATAGACACCAACTCCCGGCTGTGCATGAGCTCAGCCGTCATGGGATATATCAAAACACTAGGGGAAGACAGTGTACCCATCGCATACGAAGATATCGAATTAGCAGACTGCTTTTTGGTGGCTGGCGCCAACCCCGCTTGGTGCCACCCCATTCTTTGGAGAAGAGTAGAAAAACACAAAGAGGATCACCCTGAAACCAAAATCATTGTAATAGACCCTAGAGTAACCCAAAGCTGCTCGCTAGCAGACCTTCACCTCCAACTCAACCCAGGAACTGACGAAGTATTGTACTTGGCAATAGGAAGGTGCTTGATTGAGCAAGGTGATATTGACATGGAATTCATCAAGAACCATGCTGATGGTTTTGAAGCCTATAAAAATTTGGTCATGCAAACCAGTTTGGAAGAAGCCGCATCCATTTGTGATGTTCCACTGGACGATATCAAACTGGCAGCTTCCTATATCGGCAATGCCAAAGGCTTCCTTTCACTTTGGGCCATGGGCCTCAACCAAAGTGCAGAAGGCGTCAATAAGAACCTGGCCCTTATTGACTTGAACCTGATTACAGGGCATATCGGAAAACCTGGGTCAGGCCCTTTCAGCCTTACTGGCCAACCTAACGCCATGGGCGGAAGAGAAGTTGGTGGCATGGCCACCTTACTGGCCTCTCACCGGAATCTTCTGAACAAAGAGCACCGAGATGAAGTTGCCAATTTCTGGGGCGTGGACAGCTTACCTGACCAACCTGGTAAAACTGCCACACAGATTTTTGAAGGAATTGAAAATGGCACCATCAAAGCTTTATGGATCATTTGTACCAATCCCTTGGTTAGTATGCCAAATGCCAGGCGAGTCGAAGCGGCCATGAAGAAAGCAAAGTATGTGGTGGTACAGGATATTTCCACTAAAGCCGAAGCAATCCCTTATGCAGACTTGGTTTTACCCGCAGCAGGATGGGGTGAAAAGGAAGGTACCATGACCAACTCCGAGAGAAGGATCAGCTACCTCAACAAATTCAACCAAGCACCAGGGGAAGCCCTTCCTGACGCGGAGATCTTATTGCGTTTTGCAAAAAAAATGGGCTTTGAAGGTTTCGACTTTCAGAACATGGCGGAAGTTTACAAAGAATACACCCAACTCACCAAAGGTACCAATATAGACATTTCAGGACTGGATTATGAACATTTAAAATCTCATGGAACAGTTCAATGGCCATTTACGAGCAAAACATCAGGTGGAACTGTCCGTCTATTTACAGATAAGAAATTTTACACGCCAAACGGAAGGGCGCAGATCCTTGCCAATGGCCCAAAAAACAAAAGCGAATCACCCACTGAAGACTTCCCTTTGATCCTCACCACAGGAAGAGTCCGTGATCAGTGGCACACCATGACGCGAACAGGAAAGGTTTCTAAGTTAAACAAGCACATTCCTACTCCGTTCTTAGAAATCCACCCTAGTGATGCCGCTGAAAGGGGGATCTCAAACGGACAAACCGTATTGATCAGTGGCAAAAGAGGTGAAGTCAGGGTGCACGCCCAAGTGACAGAAAAAATCAAAAAAGGAGTGGTTTTCCTACCCATGCACTGGGGTAAAATCCTGAATAATGATTTCTCCCGGACCAATAATATCACAGGGAATGCCATTGACCCTGTGTCCAAGCAGCCAGACTTTAAATACTCTGTGGTTCAGGTTCAAAAATATACTAAACCCAAGCAAAAGATTCTGATCGTTGGTGCAGGGGCGGCTTCATATCGTTTCATCAACTCATATCGGGAATTCAACCAAGAAGATGATATCCATGTGTTTTCTAAAGAAAAGCACCCTTTTTACAACCGTGTTCTTTTGCCTGATTATGTCAACCGGCACAAGGAATGGGAAGATCTCTTGAAGTTTAAAAACTCGGAAGAAATGGATAAACTCAACATCACGCTATATGTAGAAAATGGTATTGAGTCCATAGACCGTTCGAATAAGACCGTTACAGACCAAAATGGCAAAGTGCATCATTATGACACCTTGATATTGGCTACAGGCAGTCGGGCATTTGTTCCTGCTGATGTCCCCATGCATTTGCCCGGTATTTTTACGATGAGAAGCAGACGAAATGCCGATGAACTCAAAAGCTACCTCAACCACGAAGGTCATGTACTGATTGCAGGAGGGGGGCTATTGGGATTAGAACTAGCAGCCGCTTTGCGTGAAATCAAAATTGAGGTGACTATTGTACAGTTGGGGTCAAGGCTAATGGAACGACAGCTTGATCCCATGGCCAGCTCTTTACTGAGAGAAAAAATCGAGGAGATGGGAGTCAAGCTATACATGAATAACCAAGTATCCCAGCTAGAAAGTAAAGAGGACGAAAAGCAAGTTACAGTAAGCTTAAAGAGTGGACAAACCATCCATTGCAATGCGGTAGTATATGCAATTGGAACACGTCCGAGAATGGAATTGGCCAAGTCCGCTGGACTTATTTGTGGACGAGGGATCAAGGTAAATGATTATTTACAAACCAGCGATCCTTCGATCTTTGCCATGGGAGAAATTGCTGAACACCAAGGTAAACTCAATGGCATTACAGCTGCAGCAGAAATGCAAGCCGATATAGCCGCAAGATTTATTACTGGTGATCTTTTGAGCATTTACAAAGGATCAGTCCCCATGAACATCCTAAAGTTTGCCGACTTAGACCTTTGTTCTATTGGTATCCCTGAGCCTCCTCCAAATGGGGAGGGATATGAGGAAATTTTACTCATTGACACCGCTCAAACCTATTATAAAAAGTGTATTGTCTACCAGGACCGATTGGTGGGAGCCATTCTGATGGGTGATAAATCTGAGTTTGCCGAATTTAAAAGCCTAATAGAAGAAAAAACCGAGCTTTCTAAAAAGCGACAAGAACTTCTAAGAGGAAACTCCAACAAGGAAGAAATGCTTGGTGAGATGGTATGCTCATGTGGCAATGTGGGCAAAGGTAATATTACTAAAGCAATTCAATCAGGGTGCCATGAGTTTAGACAACTCTGCCAACAAACAGGAGCTGGACTTGGCTGTGGCAGCTGCAAACCGGAAGTTAAAAGTATTCTGGAAGCAGAGTTACCGCCATTGGTAAAAGCATGA
- a CDS encoding MFS transporter, translating to MKLSAKKATSIKLLDFKSPQMRAFHLSWFAFFLCFFGWFGIAPLMAVVRNELDLTKSQIGNIIIASVSITVIARLAIGWLVDRIGPRVTYTYLLILGSIPVMLIGLSNSYESFLLFRLAIGIIGSSFVITQYHTSVMFAPNVVGTANATSAGWGNMGGGVTQMVMPLIFAFFVSLGFIETDAWRYAMVVPGIAMILCGIAYYKWTTDFPEGNIADLSKADLEYKKKKKADGQGALKAAIQDYRVWALFLIYGACFGIELTINNIAAIYYHDYFQLDLKTAGLIAGLFGLMNLFARSVGGMFGDKAGIKWGLKGRVGFLGAVLLVEGFALILFAQMTVLPLAIGTMILFSLFVQMAEGATFSVVPFVNKKAIGTISGIVGAGGNAGAVMAGFLFKMEGISYGEALTVLGIAVAAISATSLLVRFSKEDERIAKTELEASLSEKELQPEFVKS from the coding sequence ATGAAACTATCAGCAAAAAAAGCCACATCAATCAAGTTATTGGATTTTAAATCTCCTCAGATGAGGGCCTTTCACCTTTCCTGGTTTGCCTTCTTCCTTTGCTTCTTCGGATGGTTTGGGATTGCACCACTTATGGCTGTGGTCAGGAATGAATTGGACCTTACTAAGTCTCAAATTGGAAACATCATCATTGCATCGGTATCCATCACAGTTATCGCCCGGCTTGCGATTGGCTGGTTGGTGGATCGAATTGGTCCCAGGGTCACCTATACCTATTTATTAATTTTGGGGTCTATTCCTGTTATGCTCATTGGCCTAAGCAACAGTTATGAAAGTTTCTTGTTATTCAGACTGGCCATTGGGATAATCGGGTCTTCCTTTGTGATCACCCAGTACCATACTTCAGTGATGTTTGCCCCCAATGTAGTGGGTACCGCCAATGCTACTTCTGCTGGCTGGGGAAATATGGGAGGTGGAGTGACACAAATGGTCATGCCATTAATTTTCGCCTTTTTTGTGTCCTTGGGCTTTATAGAAACTGATGCATGGAGATATGCAATGGTAGTTCCAGGCATAGCCATGATCCTGTGCGGTATAGCTTATTACAAATGGACCACTGATTTTCCAGAGGGGAATATCGCTGACTTAAGCAAAGCAGACCTGGAGTATAAAAAGAAGAAAAAGGCTGACGGTCAAGGGGCCCTTAAAGCTGCTATTCAGGACTACAGGGTTTGGGCCTTGTTTCTGATTTACGGAGCATGTTTCGGAATTGAACTTACCATCAACAATATTGCCGCCATCTACTATCATGATTACTTCCAACTTGATTTGAAAACCGCAGGGCTTATCGCAGGCCTGTTCGGTTTGATGAATCTATTTGCCAGATCAGTAGGCGGGATGTTTGGAGATAAGGCAGGAATCAAGTGGGGCCTTAAAGGCCGAGTAGGTTTCTTGGGGGCTGTATTGCTAGTAGAAGGTTTTGCATTGATCTTATTTGCTCAAATGACAGTATTGCCTTTGGCTATTGGCACCATGATTCTGTTCAGTCTCTTTGTTCAAATGGCAGAAGGCGCCACCTTTTCTGTGGTTCCTTTTGTCAATAAAAAAGCCATTGGCACCATATCTGGCATCGTTGGAGCTGGAGGTAATGCGGGTGCTGTAATGGCAGGTTTCCTCTTTAAAATGGAAGGTATTTCCTATGGAGAGGCTTTGACTGTCTTAGGTATTGCTGTAGCAGCAATCAGTGCGACTTCTCTTTTGGTGAGGTTTTCCAAAGAGGACGAAAGAATTGCCAAAACAGAATTGGAAGCATCTCTTTCTGAAAAAGAGCTTCAGCCAGAGTTTGTAAAAAGCTAA
- a CDS encoding DUF2461 domain-containing protein translates to MKKDTLEFLSSLAENNSKEWMDANRDWYLDVKAGFLETVAALLTELSKTDSRLSLLKPKECIFRQNRDIRFSANKNPYKNNMGAYFAVGGKKSDGPGYYLHVQPGECFLAGGIWMPSSGVLKKIRQEIDYSGAELEKIIAEQSFQKTFGEIRGERLKTSPRDYPTDHPYLDLLRLKSFVVSTPISDHEVLSDDLVNICINAYRKMDSFNAFLARAVEDAEGGEGIL, encoded by the coding sequence ATGAAAAAGGACACATTAGAATTTCTGAGTTCATTGGCAGAGAACAACAGTAAGGAGTGGATGGATGCGAATAGGGATTGGTACTTAGATGTAAAAGCAGGCTTCTTGGAGACTGTGGCAGCTCTGCTGACAGAGCTCTCCAAAACCGATTCAAGGCTGTCATTACTTAAACCCAAAGAATGTATTTTTAGGCAAAACAGAGATATTCGATTTAGTGCCAATAAGAACCCTTATAAGAACAATATGGGGGCTTATTTTGCAGTAGGAGGAAAAAAGTCTGATGGGCCAGGTTATTATTTACATGTTCAGCCTGGTGAATGTTTTTTGGCCGGAGGAATATGGATGCCTTCCTCAGGGGTGCTTAAGAAAATCAGGCAGGAAATAGATTATTCCGGCGCAGAATTGGAAAAAATCATTGCTGAACAATCATTTCAAAAGACTTTTGGAGAAATTAGGGGAGAGAGGCTTAAGACATCTCCTCGTGACTATCCTACAGATCACCCTTACTTGGATTTACTACGCCTAAAGAGCTTTGTTGTTTCGACTCCTATTTCCGATCATGAAGTACTTTCTGATGACTTGGTGAATATTTGTATAAATGCCTATCGAAAGATGGACTCCTTTAATGCTTTTTTAGCAAGAGCAGTGGAGGATGCTGAAGGTGGTGAAGGGATATTGTGA